Within Lytechinus variegatus isolate NC3 chromosome 15, Lvar_3.0, whole genome shotgun sequence, the genomic segment atttagggtgcttttcgagaccccatggtcgcgcatggtatccactcgtgaatggaagtgccccccccccccccgcatgtTCACCTCATCGGCATCCGTACACCCTCACACAAAGTCAAACAGACATACAATTAAACAATTAAATGTTACAAGACTACTCAGCAGAGCCTCTCGTAAAAATCTGTGTGGTTGTCTCGAAAATGTGCGTTAATTAGACCccacccaccctttcgagaaaAGCTTCCTCGGTTTTCTCAAAAGGGTGTGGCCACCCCCGCTTCATCCCCGTTCCCAGAAAGCGGACGACAGTCATCACACGTCTTACTTGGACACCATAATTAGTAGATAGAGAATCAATAGAGTATAGGTACGGGAAGGGCGCACCTTTAATGTTTGCCCCAGTGAATTATTATACGCTAAAGAACGAGcacgattttatatttattctaACTGATAATGTGTCGTTTAACGAGCTGACGTTACTTtccaattaaaataatgattatggttcCTGAACAGGtcgttactttttttttcagatggcCTTTCTTATTCTCACCATATTTGCAGTCTTGTTGCAACACTGTCTTATTCATCCCATTTATGCTGCGGGTAAGCGATTTTGTTCCATTTCACTATTTTCCTTTCttgataaaaatcatttttcaaattaCTGGTTTGGATTCCACGCTGACATCAATTTGTTCCGGATAACATTATGATCTAATGGAAAACGTTATACGATTATACGTTGCGCCAAACATAAAAATCTAACCTCCATAACTAAATAAACCGTAACccgtatctttacattattctgaacccaAAACAATATTGACATGATGGACTTACAATCCTAACACAATGCCATAGTACGTGCATCCGAgatattacactgtaaaaactgaggtgttaaaattacaccctagagattaaacataacaccaaaggtgttgtaataacacctataggtgtaaaacaccaccaatttaacaccggtgtaaaataactggtgtggtcctctatgtacgccggttaacaccacagttttcgCTGTGTAAACACGAGAAAATGTTGCAAGAGCATAATATTTTTTCACTCAGGTTTGaagtttttttcattcaaacatCAACATGAAATCGTTAGAAAAGCCAAGAAAATTGTtaagagaattttttttcttcactgtGTGTCGTGTTTTGTTGTGACGTTTTATCAAAAATGTACATTTCGGTGTTCCTCGAAGGTTTATCTTTCACAGTTACAAAGTAAAAGACagtgaaaagaaattaaatagCTCGTAATAACAGAGAGAGATTAGTGCAAGACTTTAAGAAACaccttcaataaataaaatgctTCTCCTCTTTTACCCCACCTCCTAATTTCTCGATATCTTTTTCCTACTTGCTATCCCTTTTCTCTGTCTCACCATTTGATCGAGTGCACAGCCTGTGAATCTGGTCAAAGCGAGAATGGCGGATCATGTTACTACTTCTCAGGAGAGAAAACAAGCTTCTCCTCATCAGTATCAGCCTGTGAGCATCTGGGTATGCATCTCGTCTACATAGGATCCCAAGATGAACAGACCTTCCTGGAGAATAGCCTCAAAGATACCAGCGAGAAGCACTGGATAGGTCTGTCCCCATTCACCTGGATGGACCATACACACTTGACCTACAATAACTTTCCAGAGAATAACATTTATACTTTTAATGATGGTGCAATCTGTTTCCGAATGTCTAAAGGGGATTCATGGATTGACACAAACTGCGCCCATTTGCACTTTTTCATTTGTGAAAAGGAAACTGACAGTGAAGGTAAATCTGTCTGTTATCTTGCAGTAGACCTACTGCAAAATAACACTTTTCCCCCAAAGATATCGAAATCATATATCCACACTACTCTCGTGTAATAAAAATGACCCTTATATTCACACACTCACCAATCTCGATGGACACTTCTGCACTATATAGGAAATTCTATTATGGCGACTGCAAAAACCAACATATAAATACATAGGCCTTTAACTGACGCCGCAGATATGAATATTCCGTCAAAGCATATCCAGGCCATGGGGTGCTGCAAAAATAATGCAGTTCTCTCCTAAgattaccccccccaaaaaaaaaaaaagaataaagaagaaaaaaatcacgtCTCAAACGTTCACAGTTGACTTTTTAATAATGTCTCAATCATGTCAATaactaaaataataaaagaaaatgttcaatttcttaaaaaaaagatgcCTGAATTACAATAATGTATTTTCTTATGATTGTTTTGTTAATACTTAAAGCCTGTGCCGAGAATACTCAAATCAAGATGGAAGGGTCGTGCTATTACTTCTTAGGAAACGAGTCAGACTTCGACTCATCCGCGACAGCCTGTGAGGAACTAGGAATGCACCTAGTCTACATCGGATCGGCAGACGAGCAGAAATTTCTGAAGGAGAACCTACCCCTTGGAAACCAGTATTGGATCGGAATGGCCCCAGTCACCTGGTTGGATGGCTCGGGCCTGACTTACTCCAACTTTGCCGATCATAAGGACACCTTCAAGCGTAACGGAACGTGTTTCAATATAGATCCAGGAAAGTCTTATCAATGGTTGGATGATGACTGTTCCGATGGCCATAGTCACAGGTACATCTGTGAGAAAGAAGGTGAATAACCGATCATCACTTTCAACAATATCGACATGGTGGTGGTGAAGgatgatgatcgtgatgatgatgaaggtgatgctGATGgtcggtggtggtgatggtgtcGGTTATGGTGATAGAAATGacgatgattatggtgatgatgatgaaggtgattgTGAAAATGAGGCTgctattgatgatgatgataataatgctgATGCTgaaaatgatgacgatgatgatgatggacaATGGTAATGGAAATAATGATCGATAAGGAAAGTGATGTTGACAATGATGATTTTTATGACGACGTTTTTCTTGCATCCATGATCCCTCATTACTCTTAAAGTTGCACTGTAAACAACAATTAAAATCTAGGCCATACtctaatgaataaaatggaaatcGATGATTTTGTCTTCTAGTCCTCACGAAGTTAACTAACGAGACCCATGGGATTGTCTGCTTGCCCTCTAAACCCTTGCGTTATCGACTCGTCTACCTTCTTGGAGACATgtcttttacccccccccccaccacctcCCCCTTACTAAGTCGACTTGACTAGATCAAGGGAGGCCATGTTCCTGTCCTTGTTTCCTCACTTTCTCCATGGCACGTCTTCTTTTCATCTCTTCCTCACCAAGTCGACTTCACCAGAATCCAGGAAGGTATGTTCCTGTAATTGCTTCCTCACTAAGTCGATTTCATGAGATTCTACGTGGAATGTATttttactcccccccccccccttcctcacTAAGTTGACTTCACGAGATCCAGGGAGAGATGTTCATGTCCTTGCTTCCTCTTGACATCACGAGATTCCGGGAGGCGTGTCTTTTTGTCATCTCCTCGCTAAATCGACTTGACGTGATCCAAGAGGGCATATGTTCGTGTCATTGCTTTCTAAGTCGACTTAATGAGATCCATGGATGCATGGCTTCTTGTCATCTTGTCCTCAATAGGTAGACTTGACTAGATCCAAGGAGGTGTGTCGTATCCCCTTCCCCCGTCAAGTCGACTCATCTTCACTAGGTCAACTTGACGAGATCCAGTAACATCAATCAACTGTCATCTCATCTTCACCAGGTTGACAAGACTTCACCTAATGATGTCTTCCTTGTCATCTACTCATCCTTGAGAACTATTGAGTCATGTTTTCTTGCTATCTCATCAATGCATGTTGCCACactttcaaatgatttttttctgtcatcCACAGAAATTCAGTCAACCTCTACACAGCAGACAACACCAATAACCACCAGTACCCCTGCAAGTACTACCCTAAACACTACTACAACTCACCAAACAATGTCATCAAGAGTGCCAACTTCCACCAACGGATCGACCAAGAGTAGTTCAACGCAATTTGTAGTAACCAGTGAGGCGGGGCAAGGGTCAACTCATTCCTTTCTTTCAACTGATGCAATTCCGGAAACAGCGGCGACACTTACAACAGAGGCAGCAGCAACAGGTACCTGTCAATCTCTGGTCATAGgtaaatactactactactactactactactactactactactactactactactactactactactactactattactactactactactaataataatacaagaaataataatagtaataatgatgatatgacaatggtgatgctaatcataatgataataaggaAATACTAAAATAATGTTATGCACTGACAGGTTACGTACATTTTAGGGAAAAATAGCCTGTTGCAGATAGAGTTCCATTGAACTGcagctaaaaaaaatgttgccaaTGCGAGCTTTCAGTTGGTTCTGTTTCAGGTGGCATATAATTTTTGGAAGCGCATTTgtttgcaactctttctgcaagtGATCCCATTTCTTGGTACCTTGAGAGGAAGAGTAGTTAACCAAGTTCCAGGTAGGGTTGATGAGGCATTTtacgaattaaaaaaaatctaatactGAAGTGACTATTACGTATACTAAATCTCTCTCGAGGAGTACATATCACTAGAAATGTGAAGGCGATCTACCAATATGTCAGACAATAGCTCAAGTTAAAACATTTTCGTTTTCAGaccaaaatgcatttttttagtTGCATCTTCTTTATAGTAGTCGAATAGTCGAATTCTGCACTTATCAGGGCCTAATCAGCAGATTTCTCCGGTCTCCCAGGATTTGACTATTAAAAGCAAATTCATCCATGTGAATCACTCACTAggaattgttttgtttcatcttTGTTGAAATCCTTCAGGTCGTGACGGTGGCCGCAAGGGCTACAAAAAATTCCAACCACTTGCCCGGAACGTTGCCCTAACCGTTGGCTATGTTCTGTCATCATACACGGGTTCATCCCTTATCGAATGCAGCCAGTTCTGCCTTGCTGATCAACGTTGCTCCTGTTATACTTTCGTCGCCGAAGAGGGCGTTTGTCAGCTTGGTCAGGATTGCCCGAAATTGTCGATACATGCTTGGAAAAAACAGCAAGGAGCCATCGCCTATTCAGAACTCAAAGAAGGCCGCGGATGTTTCTAGGTCAGTGGGTCTTGTGGCCAGTCAAAGTGCACTTTTGAACAGGAAACGGAATGATGCATGAAGCCCATATTTTGGCGGCTCTGTGAACTTTAcggaaaatgccccccccccctcaaggcACACATAGGTGctttaaatgcatgttgaattatcttttttcataATCACATGGGGAAAAAGGCAATCGAAGACCACTTAAAtaatatgttcatgaaaaaatatctgTTGTAATACCActtttgaaaagaataaatgtGACTAGAAAGCATAGACTTTTAAGCACTTTGGGATTTCAATTTAAGTACTTTCAAGTACTTTTTGTAGTAAAGAGCAGGATGGGCATCTATCTCAACATTTTATGCAAGCGCAAAGTgtgagctgaaaaattttgaatttgcagcccaaaactggacattctaagcactttttgcaaCTACGAACAATAAcattaagtagtcatgaaaaacaACCATATGTCACTGCAATGAAATAATAAGAGCTctaagtgcgaggaaatatatttgcccccccctccccttggaaAATCGTGGATTTGCCCCTAGACTAGCTTATATAATGTAGGTCATGATTAGCAAACAAAGACGTTGTAAAAAGGGGTTTATTTCTGTTGACGTGATGAGATTTATATCGGATacgattaaataaaaaaagaatgagtCCGATGTGAAAGTGATGGAAAGCATAGTCATTTTCAACCATAATAGTCATGATAATGTAAAATAATCAATGAATCATTCATTGTGTCATCTGCCTTGGAAAGCAATTACGATCGGATTGAAATTATTCCTATTGCTTTTGCGCTCTGATTCGTTTATTACGTTTGATGTTTGGCTGATATATTTCACAAGCTAATCGAAAGTTAGAGTGCATGACGGAGCGAAGGGACTTTTTTATGAGGTTTAGAGGGATAATAAAACGGACAATAAGTTGAGGTacgtattttattttattattttgtaccGAATGATTTCATTGGCGGCGAGGCGTATTTTCgttggggggggcaaagccaaaaaaggcACCTATATGTCAAAATGGGCATTTTtttgcaaacagatattttcaccataagattatcatctaCGTGAAGTAATTGTATGTTTTGTAGTAAATTAGGTTGAGCAAAGCCATTTTGACGTAAATTCCGATTGATAATTTATATACTTATAGGCTCATCCGCGAGAGAGCggtttttggaaaaaaaatcaaatctgaagttgtaaaacttgaattttggtcAATCATGGCGCTAATTTCTGTTAAAAAGGCATCCTTGAGAATGTTGCAAGCGCCAATGTAATAAGACATGAAAACTAGAGGTTTTGAGCAGTTTTCGTAATCATGAAAAGATGTGAagacgcgagcgcgaagcccgagctgaaatttttaatatactgaccaGTAAAGTGACCTGTTAAGGATtacatttagtgactcatgaaaaGGATAATATCTAaccaatcgaataattcgagcgcgaagcgcgagctataaattcttgatattccgacctgaaaactggacattctaagcattcttgtaaccATAAACAAGATGAGTAGACTTGTCTTCCTTACTAAACAATTTTGTTGATGCTGGCGCGCAGCGCAAGCTCAACATGTTATTATTAAAACCATAAAACGGAGTCCGACTTTTACGGAACActgttttaaaaatcaatcattgtaaatcaaacaaaatagagCCTAATGAAGGCTAGATGTgcgagaaatgttttgtatattgacttcgaaacttgatattttaagctccatatcagcctataaGAAAGATATGTAAACAGTATTTCATTGAACAGGCAATacgagcacgaagcgtgagcgTAATCTATAGTGACATTAAAAATACCCCCTCCCCTCACCTTAATTTATTCACTCGTCgtcttccttctcttttttcccctcttctgttttctcctctcttttaccttctctttcttttgtctttCTTCCCTCTTATTCTCAGTTTTCTCCTTCCATaaatagtgtgtgtgtgtgtgtgtgtgtgtgtggggggggggggggatttgatTATGTGCCCCCCTTTCCGAAAAGGGGGAGGGGACGTCCCCCTGGGCTTTCCTTCGATGATGTATTTATCTCGTGTGTTATTGAATTGTGTGTTATCATGAACAGAAATGACACTGGATAATAAATACACTCCAACAGATCAATacaaagtgataaaaaaaaatcgttagaAAAATCCGCCAAGAATATTAATTGGTTAATACAATACCATGGTAAGCAATTGTTGACAATTACATAATCATATTCAGTGAAAACCCAAATCTCTACGTTCGCATGATCATTTTTGGAAATAAAGCTGACCACATACGTGTAAGTTATATGGTTTCGTTATATTCATCATAAATCCTCGGCATATATTGGGTATACCCAAGTCCATAGGCGGGGGACGggacggggggacgtgtccccccataaatttgaggagggaggacggtccccctaaatttgttgttgatgacctttttttttgcttgtcaattcaTTTCCCTACGTCCCCTCTAAAATTTTTGGggttgagaactttttttttttttgcttgtcaaaaaatttttggttgtcccctcctaaaattttgggctTCCGCTGCCAATGCCCAAGTCAGTCAAAGATAATATGATGCAATAAGGCAGAGATAAGAATTGGGTTCTCCAATGACTTCTCGCCAAAGGAAGCTGAACCTCTCCCTGAATCGTGTCCTCCTCGCCTCCCCTCGCGGGACAGTCGAGCTCTCGCGA encodes:
- the LOC121428973 gene encoding macrophage mannose receptor 1-like, encoding MSKDVQACESGQSENGGSCYYFSGEKTSFSSSVSACEHLGMHLVYIGSQDEQTFLENSLKDTSEKHWIGLSPFTWMDHTHLTYNNFPENNIYTFNDGAICFRMSKGDSWIDTNCAHLHFFICEKETDSEACAENTQIKMEGSCYYFLGNESDFDSSATACEELGMHLVYIGSADEQKFLKENLPLGNQYWIGMAPVTWLDGSGLTYSNFADHKDTFKRNGTCFNIDPGKSYQWLDDDCSDGHSHRYICEKEEIQSTSTQQTTPITTSTPASTTLNTTTTHQTMSSRVPTSTNGSTKSSSTQFVVTSEAGQGSTHSFLSTDAIPETAATLTTEAAATGTCQSLVIGRDGGRKGYKKFQPLARNVALTVGYVLSSYTGSSLIECSQFCLADQRCSCYTFVAEEGVCQLGQDCPKLSIHAWKKQQGAIAYSELKEGRGCF